One Bacillus sp. FJAT-52991 genomic region harbors:
- a CDS encoding HAD-IC family P-type ATPase encodes MEISLWKERSFHVLPGRLRFELYGLKHNEVAKEKFEKIFSTIDGVHIVDANVHTGNVLITYSVDAVSLDVLSLYITKFEEALFQKIHQGEKEEYDHALEQEIAESKASYQEVAATYETEQTYFSSREASYQIPERLQTVSIANDRLTREEKVSIPLALSTAGLGVLGVKQVWKGASSLSRHPVPFYLSGLIGICSGYPFIRRGLQQFNQEKKVNMDLLLGASSLALALIRENLIVLAGISLLQYLNWKRQKSVDEELFDQPYISPEIETYSRKMSKFGFAAAGASLFLTRNPLSAFAVLLAANPRPALQPTEYAWKQANHMAKENNQKIPLNGSMYQLSQMKAVVFDDASLLIDHSSLRSECQALFEKLPQGTTIRYLNNRSDRPLSEWEEELRTTYGLELCHITDGQLPQRREEVLFVTDHISATNNNIVSFYPSIKMDELKAIADTYDHAKQLDKMVNRNVKVTKVWNILGTLVATRLFVFAPIINLIADAMCLTFMSRAKTWTERKMTKSKAVVKNSKHHIQEQASWYRLEAAELYDHYNTDQRNGLTTEQVKSAQSSYGKNRMSGKQKPHWLRAYLGQFKELTTIILGSTALISLFTGHLFDGMIMGSILLLNAGIGTVQERKAEQTVESLSEFVPPNCRVIRNGNVQEVSADDLVPGDIVELEAGDRVPADMRILQSWNLEINEAALTGESLPVEKNALQIEDDRSLSDRTNMAYMGTHVTRGKAKLMVVNTGNYTEMGHLLTLLTNDKEEVTPLQEQVTSISKTFMKVAFLAGGVVFAVGLLRGMPITQIMTMSVALAASAIPEGLPVTITIALTAGIMRMAEKNAVVRKLAALETLGRTTMICSDKTGTLTKNEMTVTKIATVAKEYDVTGNGYIPDGQIVDEAGEESCCHDLEQLLKIGVLCNNTSLHETEEGWDIKGDPTEGAIITLAAKQKSIMDGLTDWKRVQEVPFDSDRKMMSVVCKETEQHKDCYILTKGSIEKVLERCTHYQKNGKKLKLTELVKKKIYKQTEQFANEALRVLGFAYAPLNNEPDEQCQDGLEKELIYVGMVGMMDPPKEDVETSINEALQLGIKPVMITGDHPQTAMAIAKQIGICGPDDQIMTGKDIDQLSDEALTEKINDIKVYARVTPEHKLRIVSLLQKNGHIVAMTGDGVNDSPAIKKANIGIAMGKTGTQVTKETSDMVLKKDHFSSIVDGVKEGRTIIGNIRKALGCLLCGNLAEIMVTTTAVLVGLPLPIVPVQILLMNLLTDALPAMVLAVNPGNKKKITKRQGIVDKSLYQQVVTRGVLLGLGSLALFAGSLALGAPLAVAQTTAFATLVAGQLIQTFSWRQLGSEDEKMGEWSKDRFLVGALGVSWLSLLACIYIPPLQGIFNTVPISIMGWAAVIAVAASSATLAKPVIKWVQRDRKEETLALAV; translated from the coding sequence TTGGAAATTTCATTATGGAAAGAAAGATCATTTCATGTCTTGCCTGGGAGACTAAGATTTGAGCTTTATGGGTTAAAGCATAATGAAGTGGCTAAAGAAAAATTTGAGAAAATCTTTTCTACTATCGACGGAGTCCATATAGTGGATGCCAACGTTCATACGGGTAATGTATTAATCACATACAGTGTGGATGCCGTGTCATTAGATGTTCTTAGTCTATATATAACGAAATTTGAAGAAGCCCTCTTTCAGAAAATCCATCAAGGGGAAAAAGAGGAGTATGATCATGCACTTGAACAAGAAATAGCGGAATCAAAAGCCTCATATCAAGAAGTAGCTGCCACTTATGAAACGGAACAAACATATTTCTCAAGTCGTGAGGCTAGCTATCAAATACCGGAAAGATTACAAACGGTGTCGATTGCGAATGACCGATTGACTCGTGAGGAAAAGGTGTCCATCCCTTTAGCTCTTTCAACAGCAGGCTTAGGGGTATTAGGAGTGAAGCAAGTATGGAAAGGAGCTTCGAGTCTTTCTAGGCATCCGGTTCCATTTTATTTAAGTGGATTAATCGGTATTTGTTCAGGTTATCCATTTATTCGTAGAGGATTACAGCAGTTTAATCAAGAGAAGAAAGTAAATATGGATCTCTTATTAGGAGCGAGCTCCTTAGCTTTAGCCTTGATTCGTGAGAACCTTATTGTATTGGCTGGTATCAGCTTATTGCAATATTTAAATTGGAAAAGGCAAAAGAGTGTGGATGAAGAGCTATTTGATCAGCCATACATTTCACCTGAAATTGAGACATACAGTCGGAAAATGAGCAAGTTTGGCTTTGCTGCCGCTGGAGCGAGCCTCTTTTTAACTCGCAATCCGCTATCAGCATTTGCTGTCTTATTGGCAGCTAATCCGCGTCCGGCTCTTCAGCCAACCGAATATGCTTGGAAACAAGCCAATCACATGGCTAAAGAAAATAACCAAAAAATCCCATTAAATGGATCGATGTATCAGTTATCCCAAATGAAAGCTGTCGTATTTGATGATGCGTCTTTGTTAATTGATCATTCTTCTTTACGATCCGAATGCCAGGCGTTATTCGAAAAGCTGCCTCAAGGAACAACTATTCGCTATTTAAATAACAGAAGTGACAGGCCATTATCCGAATGGGAAGAAGAGTTAAGAACTACCTATGGACTAGAGTTATGTCATATAACCGATGGGCAGCTTCCTCAAAGAAGAGAGGAAGTGTTATTTGTTACGGATCATATTTCCGCTACAAATAACAATATCGTTTCTTTTTATCCATCCATTAAAATGGATGAATTGAAGGCGATAGCAGATACGTATGACCATGCAAAGCAGCTAGACAAAATGGTCAATCGAAATGTGAAAGTGACAAAAGTGTGGAATATACTCGGCACATTGGTAGCCACTCGATTATTCGTGTTCGCTCCTATCATTAATTTAATAGCGGATGCTATGTGTTTAACCTTTATGTCAAGGGCGAAAACGTGGACCGAAAGAAAAATGACAAAGTCAAAAGCTGTTGTGAAAAATAGTAAACACCATATACAAGAACAAGCTTCCTGGTATCGTTTAGAAGCCGCTGAATTGTATGACCATTACAATACCGACCAACGGAATGGCTTAACGACTGAACAAGTGAAATCAGCCCAATCATCGTATGGAAAAAATCGAATGAGCGGGAAGCAAAAGCCTCATTGGTTACGTGCCTATTTGGGACAATTTAAAGAATTAACGACGATTATTTTAGGTTCCACCGCTCTAATTAGTTTATTTACCGGGCATTTATTTGACGGCATGATCATGGGATCGATTTTACTTCTTAATGCTGGAATCGGAACAGTTCAGGAAAGAAAAGCAGAGCAAACGGTAGAATCATTAAGCGAATTCGTGCCGCCTAACTGTCGAGTCATCAGAAATGGCAATGTGCAGGAGGTGTCAGCAGACGACCTCGTTCCAGGTGACATCGTGGAATTAGAGGCTGGCGATAGAGTTCCAGCTGATATGCGTATTTTACAAAGCTGGAATTTAGAAATTAATGAGGCTGCTCTCACGGGTGAATCCCTTCCAGTAGAAAAAAATGCTCTGCAAATTGAAGACGATCGATCACTTTCCGATCGTACGAATATGGCCTATATGGGCACACATGTGACACGTGGAAAAGCAAAACTAATGGTTGTCAACACAGGTAATTACACGGAAATGGGCCATCTACTTACCTTGTTAACCAATGACAAAGAGGAAGTTACACCATTACAGGAGCAAGTCACTTCCATTAGTAAAACATTTATGAAGGTGGCGTTTCTAGCAGGTGGCGTTGTGTTTGCGGTGGGGCTTCTTAGAGGGATGCCGATCACACAAATTATGACGATGTCTGTTGCTCTCGCCGCTTCGGCGATACCAGAAGGATTACCAGTAACGATCACCATCGCATTAACAGCTGGAATTATGAGGATGGCAGAGAAAAATGCGGTCGTTCGTAAGCTGGCTGCTTTAGAAACGCTTGGCCGGACAACGATGATCTGTTCTGATAAAACAGGAACACTCACCAAAAATGAAATGACGGTTACGAAAATAGCTACCGTTGCTAAAGAATACGATGTCACAGGAAATGGGTATATCCCTGATGGACAAATTGTTGATGAAGCTGGAGAGGAATCTTGCTGTCATGACCTTGAACAACTTTTGAAAATAGGTGTGCTATGTAACAATACAAGCCTTCACGAAACAGAAGAAGGCTGGGACATTAAAGGAGACCCGACAGAGGGGGCGATTATTACATTAGCCGCCAAGCAAAAAAGCATTATGGATGGTCTAACAGACTGGAAACGTGTACAGGAAGTTCCTTTTGACTCCGATCGAAAAATGATGAGCGTCGTTTGCAAAGAGACAGAACAACATAAAGATTGTTATATTTTAACAAAAGGCTCTATTGAAAAGGTGCTTGAACGCTGTACCCATTATCAAAAGAATGGCAAGAAACTGAAGCTGACAGAACTAGTGAAAAAGAAAATATATAAGCAAACTGAACAATTCGCGAACGAAGCCTTACGTGTGCTTGGATTCGCTTATGCTCCATTAAACAATGAACCCGATGAACAATGTCAAGATGGGCTTGAGAAGGAATTAATTTATGTCGGAATGGTCGGCATGATGGATCCACCGAAAGAAGATGTAGAAACAAGCATTAATGAAGCCTTGCAATTAGGCATTAAACCGGTCATGATTACCGGTGATCATCCGCAAACAGCGATGGCCATTGCCAAGCAGATAGGTATTTGTGGACCAGATGATCAAATAATGACTGGTAAAGATATCGATCAACTTTCTGATGAGGCTTTGACCGAGAAGATTAACGATATTAAAGTGTACGCCAGAGTGACACCAGAACATAAATTACGGATTGTTTCGTTATTGCAAAAAAATGGACATATCGTAGCGATGACTGGTGATGGCGTCAATGATTCCCCAGCCATTAAAAAAGCCAATATCGGGATTGCCATGGGGAAAACGGGTACACAGGTGACGAAAGAAACATCGGATATGGTACTAAAGAAAGATCACTTTAGTTCTATTGTAGATGGAGTGAAAGAAGGTCGCACCATCATTGGTAATATTCGAAAAGCACTGGGCTGTTTACTATGTGGAAATCTGGCCGAAATTATGGTCACCACAACAGCTGTACTCGTAGGGTTACCACTTCCTATCGTGCCTGTCCAAATTTTACTTATGAATTTACTAACAGATGCCCTGCCAGCAATGGTGTTAGCTGTGAACCCAGGAAATAAGAAAAAAATCACCAAACGCCAAGGCATTGTCGATAAGAGTTTATACCAACAAGTCGTTACTCGCGGAGTTCTGTTAGGCTTAGGTTCGCTTGCTTTATTTGCCGGAAGTTTAGCATTAGGTGCGCCATTAGCGGTTGCACAAAC
- a CDS encoding cytochrome d ubiquinol oxidase subunit II, whose protein sequence is MTDALIAITVLWGFVFIYSVMATMDFGAGFWSMIYINRKQTRATNVANRYLSPTWEVTNTFIVALVVAVYSLFPTAAYVLGTILLIPGSIILLLLAIRSGFLVFSNIATDYQKPLTYVSGITGIFIPGLLISVLPITHGAFIDDQNGTPILNLQKLFTSPNEYAFIGFAISSTLFLSSLLLADYSKASQEKEAYETYLRDARILGPISLGMAFLIMRTLQLEAPWLYERMMDDLPLLFLSIGFFFIGGIGLFLPSLQDKNVRGMPRLAVVAVAIQYLIASYVYGKAHLPYIVYPDVTIESAFTDPNSFRAVFVTYIVGFAILFPGFFYFWRLFMNDKKYLQQKSR, encoded by the coding sequence ATGACTGATGCGTTGATCGCAATTACCGTTCTTTGGGGATTTGTCTTTATTTACTCTGTCATGGCCACGATGGATTTTGGAGCCGGCTTTTGGTCGATGATTTATATTAACCGAAAACAAACGAGGGCTACCAATGTCGCTAATCGGTACTTATCCCCTACATGGGAAGTGACCAATACATTTATTGTTGCTTTAGTCGTCGCCGTTTATAGCCTGTTTCCTACCGCTGCTTATGTGTTAGGCACGATCCTGCTCATTCCGGGAAGTATTATTTTGCTGTTGCTGGCAATTAGAAGCGGCTTTCTCGTGTTTTCAAATATCGCCACTGACTATCAAAAGCCATTAACGTATGTGTCAGGTATCACAGGCATTTTCATTCCCGGACTGTTAATTAGTGTCTTGCCGATTACTCATGGGGCATTTATCGATGATCAAAATGGTACGCCCATCTTAAATTTGCAAAAGCTGTTTACGAGCCCGAATGAATATGCCTTTATTGGCTTTGCGATCAGCAGTACGCTCTTTCTCTCTTCTTTATTATTGGCGGATTACTCCAAAGCTTCTCAGGAAAAAGAAGCGTATGAAACGTACCTGCGTGATGCCCGCATTCTTGGGCCGATTTCATTAGGGATGGCTTTTCTGATTATGAGGACCTTACAATTAGAAGCTCCTTGGCTCTACGAACGAATGATGGATGATCTTCCTTTGCTATTTCTTTCTATCGGCTTCTTTTTCATTGGAGGCATCGGTCTTTTTTTGCCCTCTCTTCAAGATAAAAACGTTCGTGGGATGCCAAGGCTAGCCGTCGTTGCCGTAGCTATTCAATACTTGATTGCTAGCTATGTATACGGAAAAGCTCACTTGCCCTATATTGTTTATCCCGATGTGACAATTGAATCAGCTTTTACCGATCCGAATTCGTTTAGGGCCGTGTTCGTAACGTATATTGTGGGGTTTGCTATCCTATTTCCCGGCTTCTTTTACTTTTGGCGCTTATTTATGAATGATAAAAAATATTTACAACAAAAAAGCCGGTGA
- the msrB gene encoding peptide-methionine (R)-S-oxide reductase MsrB, giving the protein MREHWKKVQSDEQLRKELTPLQYEVTRNNATEPPFRNEFWNHTEEGIYVDIISGEPLFSSLDKYDAGCGWPSFTKPLRRMEIAEKLDTSHGMRRIEVRAKTSDSHLGHVFDDGPGPDGARYCINSAALRFVPKSKLIEEGYGEFLSLFE; this is encoded by the coding sequence ATTCGCGAGCATTGGAAGAAAGTACAAAGCGATGAACAGTTGCGTAAAGAATTAACGCCGCTTCAATATGAAGTCACGAGAAACAATGCGACAGAGCCGCCATTTCGCAATGAATTTTGGAATCATACAGAAGAAGGCATTTATGTCGACATCATTTCTGGCGAGCCGCTCTTTAGTTCGCTCGATAAATACGATGCTGGCTGCGGTTGGCCAAGTTTTACTAAGCCACTGCGCCGCATGGAAATCGCCGAGAAATTAGATACGTCACACGGAATGAGACGAATCGAGGTTCGAGCGAAAACATCCGATTCCCATCTCGGTCATGTTTTCGATGATGGCCCTGGTCCAGATGGTGCACGCTATTGTATCAATTCAGCGGCTTTACGATTTGTACCGAAGAGTAAGCTGATTGAAGAAGGATACGGCGAATTTTTGAGTTTATTTGAATAA
- a CDS encoding ABC transporter ATP-binding protein, whose translation MTILEATKIHKSYGNKFNKQEVLKGIDLNIEKGEFVSIMGPSGSGKTTLLNVLSSIDQVSMGNIKINGKEMTNLKEKQLAEFRKHHLGFIFQDYNLLDTLTVKENILLPLSITKISKQEAEQRFQALAMELGIQELKDKYPSEISGGQKQRTSAARAFIHHPSIIFADEPTGALDSKSASDLLNKLSELNQKRQATIIMVTHDPVAASYCSRVIFIKDGQIYTQLNKGNEDRQMFFQGIMKTQGVLGGVQHEH comes from the coding sequence ATGACGATTTTAGAAGCAACAAAAATTCATAAAAGTTATGGAAATAAATTCAATAAGCAAGAAGTATTAAAGGGAATTGATTTAAACATTGAAAAAGGGGAATTCGTCAGCATCATGGGTCCTTCCGGTTCAGGGAAAACAACTTTGCTGAACGTACTCTCCTCCATCGACCAAGTAAGCATGGGCAATATTAAAATTAACGGAAAGGAAATGACTAACCTAAAGGAAAAACAATTAGCGGAATTCCGTAAGCACCATTTAGGCTTTATTTTTCAAGATTATAACTTACTGGACACATTGACCGTTAAAGAAAATATTCTTCTGCCATTGTCGATTACGAAAATATCGAAACAAGAAGCGGAGCAGAGATTTCAAGCACTAGCGATGGAATTAGGCATTCAAGAACTAAAAGATAAATACCCAAGTGAAATTTCCGGCGGTCAAAAGCAACGGACATCAGCTGCGCGAGCATTCATTCATCATCCAAGCATTATTTTCGCTGATGAACCGACTGGCGCCCTTGATTCAAAATCCGCTTCTGATTTATTAAATAAACTAAGTGAACTAAATCAAAAACGACAAGCTACGATCATTATGGTTACACATGATCCTGTCGCGGCCAGCTATTGCAGCCGAGTTATTTTTATTAAAGATGGCCAAATCTACACTCAGTTAAATAAAGGAAATGAAGATCGACAAATGTTTTTCCAAGGCATTATGAAAACACAAGGTGTGCTAGGCGGGGTGCAACATGAGCATTAA
- a CDS encoding transposase yields MKKAYFIEIKPTTEQKTKIHQTIGVCRYVYNFYLAKNKEVYEKDGSFMTGFDFSKWLNNVHTLEQDQWIKEVSSKAVKQAIMNADKAFRNLFAGKVKFPRFKKKKKQDVKCYFPKNNKTDWTVERHRVKIPTLGWMRLKEFGYLPETAVVKSGTVSRKAGRYYVSVLCEVEPQGRQPPVTNEGLGMDLGIKDFAVCSNGSVYKNINRSIRVRKLEKKLKREQRSLSRKYEYLKKRGEKAVTKRANINKNILRVQKLHARFANIRLEYVKSIVTQVAKTKPSYITIEDLNVKGMMKNRHLSKVIAQQCFYTFKTWLTAKCKELHIELRQVDRFYPSSKLCSCCGEKKMDLKLSDRVYTCDCGHKMDRDLNAAINLLQAKEYIILT; encoded by the coding sequence ATGAAGAAAGCCTATTTCATAGAAATTAAGCCGACAACCGAACAAAAAACGAAAATACACCAAACGATCGGCGTTTGTCGATACGTGTACAATTTTTATCTGGCGAAGAACAAAGAAGTGTACGAAAAAGACGGCTCGTTTATGACTGGGTTCGACTTTTCCAAATGGCTGAATAATGTTCATACGCTAGAACAAGATCAATGGATTAAAGAAGTATCTAGTAAAGCTGTTAAGCAAGCGATTATGAATGCGGATAAAGCCTTTAGAAACTTGTTCGCAGGGAAAGTGAAATTTCCGCGTTTCAAAAAGAAAAAGAAGCAAGATGTTAAATGCTATTTTCCAAAGAACAACAAAACGGATTGGACCGTCGAGAGACACCGAGTGAAAATCCCTACACTTGGTTGGATGCGTTTGAAGGAATTCGGATACCTCCCCGAGACGGCTGTCGTAAAAAGCGGAACCGTTTCACGAAAAGCAGGAAGGTATTATGTTTCTGTTCTTTGTGAAGTAGAGCCTCAAGGAAGACAGCCTCCTGTTACAAATGAAGGACTGGGCATGGACTTAGGCATCAAAGACTTCGCCGTATGTAGTAATGGTTCAGTGTATAAAAATATCAACCGTTCCATACGGGTAAGAAAGTTAGAAAAGAAATTAAAACGAGAACAACGCTCTTTGTCTCGTAAGTATGAATATCTAAAAAAGCGAGGTGAAAAAGCTGTTACTAAAAGAGCAAACATAAACAAAAACATTCTTAGAGTTCAAAAACTTCATGCTCGTTTCGCAAATATCCGCTTAGAGTATGTTAAGTCTATTGTGACTCAAGTGGCGAAAACCAAGCCAAGTTATATCACAATAGAGGATTTGAATGTAAAAGGAATGATGAAGAATCGGCACCTATCGAAAGTAATCGCACAACAATGTTTTTACACATTTAAAACTTGGCTCACAGCGAAATGTAAAGAGTTACACATTGAGCTGAGACAAGTGGATCGGTTTTATCCGTCTTCGAAATTATGTTCTTGTTGTGGAGAAAAAAAGATGGATTTAAAACTATCGGATCGTGTATACACATGCGATTGCGGCCACAAGATGGATCGAGACTTAAATGCAGCGATCAACCTTTTACAAGCAAAAGAATACATCATTTTAACTTAA
- a CDS encoding cytochrome ubiquinol oxidase subunit I gives MDDLFIARSLFGTTMAFHIIFATIGVGLPFMILTAELLYQKTKDLDYVVMAKRWTKTFAVLLGVGIPTGTIAGVQLSLLWPGFMEVIGRVMPLPFQIEIYAFFVEALFMSIYVYAAERIAPWMRIVSLVFVALGALASAVLITNVHAFQGTPAGFRYENGKFVDIDPWAAFFNPSFFVTAGHVALSAYVVGAFVVASVAAYKMMKNKRESKVYLFHQKALMISLVVGGICSFLTAINGHESAQYLHEYQPEKLAAAEGLFDTQSHAPLAIGGVTDRDTQSVKGAIEIPWLLSFLAGNSFDTVVVGLNDFPEEYWPPLFIHTLFNVMVGIGSLLIFLAFVGLIWKKLSKKEHFPKALLWIYVLSGPLAIIAIECGWIFACTGRQPWVIYHVLQTADSVTSAPNLMILFILFLIVYVILGVAVVAVLLYFFRKNTELDDLKKAEETYIVS, from the coding sequence ATGGACGATTTATTTATTGCTCGTTCTTTATTTGGAACAACGATGGCCTTCCATATCATCTTTGCCACGATTGGAGTAGGATTGCCGTTCATGATTTTAACGGCCGAATTACTTTATCAAAAAACAAAAGATTTGGACTATGTGGTCATGGCGAAGCGCTGGACAAAAACATTTGCGGTGTTATTAGGGGTTGGGATTCCCACTGGTACCATTGCTGGTGTGCAATTATCGCTATTATGGCCAGGGTTTATGGAAGTGATTGGTCGGGTGATGCCGCTTCCTTTTCAAATTGAAATTTATGCTTTTTTTGTCGAAGCATTATTTATGTCCATTTATGTGTATGCCGCGGAACGAATTGCTCCGTGGATGAGAATTGTTAGTTTAGTCTTTGTCGCTTTAGGAGCGTTGGCATCCGCTGTGTTAATCACCAATGTTCACGCTTTTCAAGGAACACCCGCCGGTTTCCGTTATGAGAATGGAAAATTTGTTGATATTGATCCTTGGGCTGCCTTCTTTAATCCCAGCTTTTTTGTCACAGCAGGTCACGTTGCCTTATCCGCTTATGTGGTCGGCGCATTTGTTGTTGCGTCTGTCGCTGCCTATAAAATGATGAAAAATAAACGTGAATCGAAAGTGTATCTTTTTCACCAAAAAGCATTAATGATTAGCTTAGTTGTCGGAGGGATTTGCTCTTTTCTAACGGCAATCAACGGGCATGAATCCGCTCAATATTTACATGAATATCAACCGGAAAAGCTAGCGGCAGCGGAAGGCTTATTTGATACTCAATCGCACGCTCCTTTAGCTATTGGAGGAGTCACAGATCGTGACACACAATCGGTGAAAGGAGCCATTGAAATTCCATGGTTGCTTAGCTTTCTAGCAGGTAATAGCTTTGACACCGTCGTCGTCGGCTTGAACGACTTTCCTGAAGAATATTGGCCACCCCTTTTTATCCATACGTTATTTAATGTGATGGTGGGCATTGGCTCTCTCCTTATTTTTTTAGCATTCGTTGGACTCATATGGAAAAAGCTAAGCAAGAAAGAGCATTTTCCAAAAGCTTTGCTGTGGATATACGTATTGAGTGGTCCACTTGCTATCATTGCCATCGAATGCGGCTGGATTTTCGCTTGTACTGGGAGACAACCTTGGGTGATTTATCATGTATTACAAACGGCTGATTCAGTAACATCAGCCCCTAATTTAATGATTCTCTTTATTTTATTCTTGATCGTATATGTAATTTTAGGTGTCGCCGTCGTGGCCGTACTTCTATACTTTTTTAGAAAAAATACGGAGTTAGATGATTTAAAAAAAGCAGAAGAAACGTACATAGTGAGTTAA
- a CDS encoding sensor histidine kinase has translation MIKTYIRERLSWIVLFVFLQLLIILMTFIDPSIPIESALYIVFLFMLVFSIFLTIRYHKETKFYQSLQERDHDLDITNLPLPESPFEQIITASMTQQTQRLRQQATENRLLLEQEKDELLAWIHEVKTPLTAMHLIIDRLQDDKLKADMRYEWLRIHLLLDQQLHQKRIPFMENDLYIEQVNLEETLFQEIKTLRSWCMQKRIGFDVDLSETTVLSDVKWLAFIIRQLLTNAVKYSEAADIIIESYVENEQTVLQVQDLGRGIDPKDISRIFEKGFTSTTEHHDHAATGMGLYLTKKIAERLLIDIAVQSELEAGTTFTLTFPKRNNFVRISSM, from the coding sequence ATGATTAAAACATACATACGTGAGCGCCTCAGCTGGATCGTTCTATTTGTATTTTTACAATTACTGATTATTCTTATGACGTTTATCGATCCATCTATTCCTATTGAGTCAGCCCTTTATATCGTATTTTTATTTATGCTTGTTTTTTCGATCTTTTTAACCATTCGTTACCATAAAGAAACAAAATTTTATCAAAGCTTACAAGAACGTGATCATGACCTTGATATTACTAATCTTCCTCTGCCGGAAAGTCCGTTTGAACAAATCATCACAGCGAGCATGACCCAGCAAACACAGCGGCTCAGGCAGCAAGCAACCGAAAACCGGCTGCTGCTTGAGCAAGAAAAGGATGAGCTATTAGCTTGGATTCATGAAGTGAAAACTCCATTAACCGCCATGCATTTAATCATTGATCGCTTACAAGATGACAAGTTGAAAGCCGATATGAGGTATGAATGGCTGCGAATTCACCTCTTACTAGACCAGCAGCTTCATCAAAAACGGATTCCTTTTATGGAAAATGATTTATATATTGAGCAAGTGAATTTAGAGGAGACCCTCTTTCAAGAGATTAAAACATTGCGCTCATGGTGTATGCAAAAGCGGATCGGATTTGATGTCGATTTAAGCGAGACCACTGTTTTAAGCGATGTAAAATGGCTTGCCTTTATCATCCGACAACTGCTCACAAATGCTGTTAAATATAGTGAAGCAGCCGATATTATCATTGAAAGCTATGTAGAAAATGAGCAAACAGTCCTTCAAGTGCAAGATCTCGGACGCGGTATTGATCCAAAGGACATATCCCGCATTTTTGAAAAAGGCTTCACCTCTACAACTGAGCATCACGACCATGCAGCAACAGGAATGGGATTGTATTTAACGAAAAAAATCGCAGAACGTTTACTCATCGACATCGCTGTACAATCGGAACTTGAAGCAGGGACAACATTTACACTTACCTTTCCTAAAAGAAACAACTTCGTCCGCATATCAAGCATGTGA
- a CDS encoding response regulator transcription factor encodes MFKLLLIEDDASLFHEIKDRLEQWSYDVYGIADFNQVLQEFTAIKPDLVIVDIQLPKFDGFHWCRLIRSHSNVPIIFLSSRDHPTDMVMSMQLGADDFIQKPFYFDVLVAKIQAILRRVYNYNTEPIELKTWCGATIDYEKNIVINQDSSIELTKNEIFILKQLIEQKNKIVSREELINSLWDDQRFVSDNTLTVNVNRLRKKLDELGLGNYIVTKVGQGYMAEEEDSFHD; translated from the coding sequence TTGTTTAAATTATTGTTAATTGAAGATGACGCTTCTTTATTTCATGAAATAAAAGATCGCTTAGAACAATGGTCTTATGATGTATACGGGATTGCTGATTTCAATCAAGTACTGCAAGAGTTCACAGCGATTAAACCAGATTTAGTCATCGTTGATATTCAATTGCCGAAATTTGATGGCTTTCATTGGTGTCGATTGATCCGCTCTCACTCCAATGTACCGATTATTTTCTTATCTTCTCGTGACCATCCGACCGATATGGTAATGTCGATGCAGCTCGGGGCCGATGACTTTATCCAAAAGCCGTTTTATTTTGATGTGCTCGTGGCTAAAATCCAAGCAATTCTTCGCCGCGTATATAATTACAATACCGAACCGATTGAGCTAAAAACATGGTGTGGGGCGACGATCGATTATGAGAAAAACATCGTCATCAATCAAGACAGCTCGATTGAACTAACAAAAAATGAAATCTTTATATTAAAGCAGCTCATTGAACAGAAAAATAAAATTGTCAGCCGAGAAGAATTGATCAATAGCTTATGGGACGATCAGCGCTTTGTCAGCGATAATACGTTAACGGTCAATGTGAATCGTTTGCGAAAAAAACTTGATGAACTCGGTCTAGGAAACTATATCGTGACAAAAGTCGGCCAAGGATATATGGCGGAGGAAGAGGACTCTTTCCATGATTAA